A single genomic interval of Symphalangus syndactylus isolate Jambi chromosome 18, NHGRI_mSymSyn1-v2.1_pri, whole genome shotgun sequence harbors:
- the KLF11 gene encoding Krueppel-like factor 11 isoform X4: MDICESILERKRHDSERSTCSILEQTDMEAVEALVCMSSWGQRSQKGDLLRIRPLTPVSDSGDVTTTVHMDAVTPELPKDFHSLSTLCITPPQSPDLVEPSTRTPVSPQVTDSKACTATDVLQSSAVVARALSGGAERGLLGLEPVPSSACRAMGTSVIRHTGESPAACFPTTQTPDCQLSDSREEEQLLGHFETLQDTHLTDSLLNTNLVSCQPCLHKSGGLLLTDKGQQAGWPVAVQTCSPKNYENDLPRKTTPLISVSVPAPPVLCQMIPVTGQSSMLPPFLKPPPQLSVGTVRPILAQAAPAPQPVLVGPPVPQGAVMLVLPQGALPPSAPCAANVMAAGNTKFLPLAPAPVFIASSQNCVSQVDFSRRRNYVCSFPGCRKTYFKSSHLKAHLRTHTGEKPFGCSWDGCDKKFARSDELSRHRRTHTGEKKFVCPVCDRRFMRSDHLTKHARRHMTTKKIPGWQTEVGKLNRIASAESPGSPLVTMPASA; this comes from the exons ATGGACATATGTGAGTCCATCCTGGAGAGGAAGCGGCATGACAGCGAAAGGTCTACTTGCAGCATCTTGGAACAGACAGACATGGAAGCTGTCGAGGCTCTTGTTTGTATGAGCTCCTGGGGTCAAAGATCCCAGAAAGGTGACCTGTTGCGGATAAGACCCCTCACGCCTGTCTCTGACTCTGGGGATGTCACCACCACTGTGCATATGGATGCAGTCACACCTGAACTACCAAAAGACTTCCATTCTTTATCGACTCTG tgcataaCTCCTCCTCAGAGCCCTGATCTCGTGGAGCCATCGACAAGGACACCTGTTTCTCCCCAAGTAACAGATTCCAAAGCATGCACAGCCACGGATGTCCTCCAGTCCTCTGCCGTAGTGGCCAGAGCTCTGAGCGGGGGCGCGGAGAGGGGCTTGCTGGGTTTGGAGCCAGTGCCCAGCTCTGCCTGCAGGGCCATGGGGACCAGCGTGATCCGACACACTGGGGAGAGCCCTGCTGCCTGCTTTCCCACCACCCAGACTCCAGATTGCCAGCTTTCTGACAGCAGAGAAGAAGAGCAGCTTCTGGGACACTTTGAAACTTTGCAGGACACACACCTCACAGACAGTTTACTCAACACTAACTTGGTGTCCTGTCAGCCCTGCTTGCACAAGTCTGGTGGCCTGCTGCTCACTGACAAAGGCCAGCAGGCAGGGTGGCCTGTTGCAGTTCAGACTTGCTCACCAAAGAATTATGAAAATGACCTGCCCAGGAAAACCACTCCTCTGATTTCTGTCTCTGTCCCTGCTCCCCCTGTCCTTTGCCAGATGATCCCTGTGACTGGACAAAGTAGCATGTTACCACCTTTTTTGAAGCCCCCTCCCCAGTTGTCTGTGGGGACTGTGAGACCCATCCTAGCTCAGGCTGCTCCAGCGCCTCAACCTGTGTTGGTGGGACCTCCTGTGCCTCAGGGAGCTGTGATGTTGGTCCTGCCCCAGGGAGCCCTCCCTCCATCTGCTCCCTGTGCAGCCAATGTCATGGCTGCTGGGAATACCAAGTTCTTGCCCCTTGCCCCTGCTCCAGTGTTCATCGCCTCTAGCCAAAACTGTGTCTCTCAGGTAGACTTTTCCCGAAGGAGGAACTATGTTTGCAGTTTCCCAGGTTGCCGGAAGACCTACTTCAAAAGTTCCCACCTTAAGGCCCATCTTCGCACTCACACAG GGGAGAAGCCTTTCGGCTGCAGTTGGGATGGCTGTGATAAAAAGTTTGCTCGTTCGGATGAGCTGTCTCGCCACCGCAGAACTCACACAGGGGAGAAGAAGTTTGTGTGCCCGGTGTGTGACCGACGTTTCATGCGCAGTGACCACCTGACGAAGCATGCCCGGCGCCACATGACGACCAAGAAGATCCCAGGCTGGCAGACAGAGGTTGGCAAGCTGAACAGAATCGCCTCTGCAGAGAGCCCGGGGAGCCCACTGGTGACCATGCCAGCCTCTGCCTGA
- the KLF11 gene encoding Krueppel-like factor 11 isoform X1 codes for MKEGRTHLFLHRIKEVDIMDICESILERKRHDSERSTCSILEQTDMEAVEALVCMSSWGQRSQKGDLLRIRPLTPVSDSGDVTTTVHMDAVTPELPKDFHSLSTLCITPPQSPDLVEPSTRTPVSPQVTDSKACTATDVLQSSAVVARALSGGAERGLLGLEPVPSSACRAMGTSVIRHTGESPAACFPTTQTPDCQLSDSREEEQLLGHFETLQDTHLTDSLLNTNLVSCQPCLHKSGGLLLTDKGQQAGWPVAVQTCSPKNYENDLPRKTTPLISVSVPAPPVLCQMIPVTGQSSMLPPFLKPPPQLSVGTVRPILAQAAPAPQPVLVGPPVPQGAVMLVLPQGALPPSAPCAANVMAAGNTKFLPLAPAPVFIASSQNCVSQVDFSRRRNYVCSFPGCRKTYFKSSHLKAHLRTHTGEKPFGCSWDGCDKKFARSDELSRHRRTHTGEKKFVCPVCDRRFMRSDHLTKHARRHMTTKKIPGWQTEVGKLNRIASAESPGSPLVTMPASA; via the exons GTTGACATCATGGACATATGTGAGTCCATCCTGGAGAGGAAGCGGCATGACAGCGAAAGGTCTACTTGCAGCATCTTGGAACAGACAGACATGGAAGCTGTCGAGGCTCTTGTTTGTATGAGCTCCTGGGGTCAAAGATCCCAGAAAGGTGACCTGTTGCGGATAAGACCCCTCACGCCTGTCTCTGACTCTGGGGATGTCACCACCACTGTGCATATGGATGCAGTCACACCTGAACTACCAAAAGACTTCCATTCTTTATCGACTCTG tgcataaCTCCTCCTCAGAGCCCTGATCTCGTGGAGCCATCGACAAGGACACCTGTTTCTCCCCAAGTAACAGATTCCAAAGCATGCACAGCCACGGATGTCCTCCAGTCCTCTGCCGTAGTGGCCAGAGCTCTGAGCGGGGGCGCGGAGAGGGGCTTGCTGGGTTTGGAGCCAGTGCCCAGCTCTGCCTGCAGGGCCATGGGGACCAGCGTGATCCGACACACTGGGGAGAGCCCTGCTGCCTGCTTTCCCACCACCCAGACTCCAGATTGCCAGCTTTCTGACAGCAGAGAAGAAGAGCAGCTTCTGGGACACTTTGAAACTTTGCAGGACACACACCTCACAGACAGTTTACTCAACACTAACTTGGTGTCCTGTCAGCCCTGCTTGCACAAGTCTGGTGGCCTGCTGCTCACTGACAAAGGCCAGCAGGCAGGGTGGCCTGTTGCAGTTCAGACTTGCTCACCAAAGAATTATGAAAATGACCTGCCCAGGAAAACCACTCCTCTGATTTCTGTCTCTGTCCCTGCTCCCCCTGTCCTTTGCCAGATGATCCCTGTGACTGGACAAAGTAGCATGTTACCACCTTTTTTGAAGCCCCCTCCCCAGTTGTCTGTGGGGACTGTGAGACCCATCCTAGCTCAGGCTGCTCCAGCGCCTCAACCTGTGTTGGTGGGACCTCCTGTGCCTCAGGGAGCTGTGATGTTGGTCCTGCCCCAGGGAGCCCTCCCTCCATCTGCTCCCTGTGCAGCCAATGTCATGGCTGCTGGGAATACCAAGTTCTTGCCCCTTGCCCCTGCTCCAGTGTTCATCGCCTCTAGCCAAAACTGTGTCTCTCAGGTAGACTTTTCCCGAAGGAGGAACTATGTTTGCAGTTTCCCAGGTTGCCGGAAGACCTACTTCAAAAGTTCCCACCTTAAGGCCCATCTTCGCACTCACACAG GGGAGAAGCCTTTCGGCTGCAGTTGGGATGGCTGTGATAAAAAGTTTGCTCGTTCGGATGAGCTGTCTCGCCACCGCAGAACTCACACAGGGGAGAAGAAGTTTGTGTGCCCGGTGTGTGACCGACGTTTCATGCGCAGTGACCACCTGACGAAGCATGCCCGGCGCCACATGACGACCAAGAAGATCCCAGGCTGGCAGACAGAGGTTGGCAAGCTGAACAGAATCGCCTCTGCAGAGAGCCCGGGGAGCCCACTGGTGACCATGCCAGCCTCTGCCTGA
- the KLF11 gene encoding Krueppel-like factor 11 isoform X2, with translation MHTPDFAGPDDARAVDIMDICESILERKRHDSERSTCSILEQTDMEAVEALVCMSSWGQRSQKGDLLRIRPLTPVSDSGDVTTTVHMDAVTPELPKDFHSLSTLCITPPQSPDLVEPSTRTPVSPQVTDSKACTATDVLQSSAVVARALSGGAERGLLGLEPVPSSACRAMGTSVIRHTGESPAACFPTTQTPDCQLSDSREEEQLLGHFETLQDTHLTDSLLNTNLVSCQPCLHKSGGLLLTDKGQQAGWPVAVQTCSPKNYENDLPRKTTPLISVSVPAPPVLCQMIPVTGQSSMLPPFLKPPPQLSVGTVRPILAQAAPAPQPVLVGPPVPQGAVMLVLPQGALPPSAPCAANVMAAGNTKFLPLAPAPVFIASSQNCVSQVDFSRRRNYVCSFPGCRKTYFKSSHLKAHLRTHTGEKPFGCSWDGCDKKFARSDELSRHRRTHTGEKKFVCPVCDRRFMRSDHLTKHARRHMTTKKIPGWQTEVGKLNRIASAESPGSPLVTMPASA, from the exons ATGCACACGCCGGACTTCGCGGGCCCAGACGACGCGCGCGCA GTTGACATCATGGACATATGTGAGTCCATCCTGGAGAGGAAGCGGCATGACAGCGAAAGGTCTACTTGCAGCATCTTGGAACAGACAGACATGGAAGCTGTCGAGGCTCTTGTTTGTATGAGCTCCTGGGGTCAAAGATCCCAGAAAGGTGACCTGTTGCGGATAAGACCCCTCACGCCTGTCTCTGACTCTGGGGATGTCACCACCACTGTGCATATGGATGCAGTCACACCTGAACTACCAAAAGACTTCCATTCTTTATCGACTCTG tgcataaCTCCTCCTCAGAGCCCTGATCTCGTGGAGCCATCGACAAGGACACCTGTTTCTCCCCAAGTAACAGATTCCAAAGCATGCACAGCCACGGATGTCCTCCAGTCCTCTGCCGTAGTGGCCAGAGCTCTGAGCGGGGGCGCGGAGAGGGGCTTGCTGGGTTTGGAGCCAGTGCCCAGCTCTGCCTGCAGGGCCATGGGGACCAGCGTGATCCGACACACTGGGGAGAGCCCTGCTGCCTGCTTTCCCACCACCCAGACTCCAGATTGCCAGCTTTCTGACAGCAGAGAAGAAGAGCAGCTTCTGGGACACTTTGAAACTTTGCAGGACACACACCTCACAGACAGTTTACTCAACACTAACTTGGTGTCCTGTCAGCCCTGCTTGCACAAGTCTGGTGGCCTGCTGCTCACTGACAAAGGCCAGCAGGCAGGGTGGCCTGTTGCAGTTCAGACTTGCTCACCAAAGAATTATGAAAATGACCTGCCCAGGAAAACCACTCCTCTGATTTCTGTCTCTGTCCCTGCTCCCCCTGTCCTTTGCCAGATGATCCCTGTGACTGGACAAAGTAGCATGTTACCACCTTTTTTGAAGCCCCCTCCCCAGTTGTCTGTGGGGACTGTGAGACCCATCCTAGCTCAGGCTGCTCCAGCGCCTCAACCTGTGTTGGTGGGACCTCCTGTGCCTCAGGGAGCTGTGATGTTGGTCCTGCCCCAGGGAGCCCTCCCTCCATCTGCTCCCTGTGCAGCCAATGTCATGGCTGCTGGGAATACCAAGTTCTTGCCCCTTGCCCCTGCTCCAGTGTTCATCGCCTCTAGCCAAAACTGTGTCTCTCAGGTAGACTTTTCCCGAAGGAGGAACTATGTTTGCAGTTTCCCAGGTTGCCGGAAGACCTACTTCAAAAGTTCCCACCTTAAGGCCCATCTTCGCACTCACACAG GGGAGAAGCCTTTCGGCTGCAGTTGGGATGGCTGTGATAAAAAGTTTGCTCGTTCGGATGAGCTGTCTCGCCACCGCAGAACTCACACAGGGGAGAAGAAGTTTGTGTGCCCGGTGTGTGACCGACGTTTCATGCGCAGTGACCACCTGACGAAGCATGCCCGGCGCCACATGACGACCAAGAAGATCCCAGGCTGGCAGACAGAGGTTGGCAAGCTGAACAGAATCGCCTCTGCAGAGAGCCCGGGGAGCCCACTGGTGACCATGCCAGCCTCTGCCTGA
- the KLF11 gene encoding Krueppel-like factor 11 isoform X3, whose protein sequence is MSVIPALWETEVDIMDICESILERKRHDSERSTCSILEQTDMEAVEALVCMSSWGQRSQKGDLLRIRPLTPVSDSGDVTTTVHMDAVTPELPKDFHSLSTLCITPPQSPDLVEPSTRTPVSPQVTDSKACTATDVLQSSAVVARALSGGAERGLLGLEPVPSSACRAMGTSVIRHTGESPAACFPTTQTPDCQLSDSREEEQLLGHFETLQDTHLTDSLLNTNLVSCQPCLHKSGGLLLTDKGQQAGWPVAVQTCSPKNYENDLPRKTTPLISVSVPAPPVLCQMIPVTGQSSMLPPFLKPPPQLSVGTVRPILAQAAPAPQPVLVGPPVPQGAVMLVLPQGALPPSAPCAANVMAAGNTKFLPLAPAPVFIASSQNCVSQVDFSRRRNYVCSFPGCRKTYFKSSHLKAHLRTHTGEKPFGCSWDGCDKKFARSDELSRHRRTHTGEKKFVCPVCDRRFMRSDHLTKHARRHMTTKKIPGWQTEVGKLNRIASAESPGSPLVTMPASA, encoded by the exons atgtctgtaatcccagcactttgggagaccgag GTTGACATCATGGACATATGTGAGTCCATCCTGGAGAGGAAGCGGCATGACAGCGAAAGGTCTACTTGCAGCATCTTGGAACAGACAGACATGGAAGCTGTCGAGGCTCTTGTTTGTATGAGCTCCTGGGGTCAAAGATCCCAGAAAGGTGACCTGTTGCGGATAAGACCCCTCACGCCTGTCTCTGACTCTGGGGATGTCACCACCACTGTGCATATGGATGCAGTCACACCTGAACTACCAAAAGACTTCCATTCTTTATCGACTCTG tgcataaCTCCTCCTCAGAGCCCTGATCTCGTGGAGCCATCGACAAGGACACCTGTTTCTCCCCAAGTAACAGATTCCAAAGCATGCACAGCCACGGATGTCCTCCAGTCCTCTGCCGTAGTGGCCAGAGCTCTGAGCGGGGGCGCGGAGAGGGGCTTGCTGGGTTTGGAGCCAGTGCCCAGCTCTGCCTGCAGGGCCATGGGGACCAGCGTGATCCGACACACTGGGGAGAGCCCTGCTGCCTGCTTTCCCACCACCCAGACTCCAGATTGCCAGCTTTCTGACAGCAGAGAAGAAGAGCAGCTTCTGGGACACTTTGAAACTTTGCAGGACACACACCTCACAGACAGTTTACTCAACACTAACTTGGTGTCCTGTCAGCCCTGCTTGCACAAGTCTGGTGGCCTGCTGCTCACTGACAAAGGCCAGCAGGCAGGGTGGCCTGTTGCAGTTCAGACTTGCTCACCAAAGAATTATGAAAATGACCTGCCCAGGAAAACCACTCCTCTGATTTCTGTCTCTGTCCCTGCTCCCCCTGTCCTTTGCCAGATGATCCCTGTGACTGGACAAAGTAGCATGTTACCACCTTTTTTGAAGCCCCCTCCCCAGTTGTCTGTGGGGACTGTGAGACCCATCCTAGCTCAGGCTGCTCCAGCGCCTCAACCTGTGTTGGTGGGACCTCCTGTGCCTCAGGGAGCTGTGATGTTGGTCCTGCCCCAGGGAGCCCTCCCTCCATCTGCTCCCTGTGCAGCCAATGTCATGGCTGCTGGGAATACCAAGTTCTTGCCCCTTGCCCCTGCTCCAGTGTTCATCGCCTCTAGCCAAAACTGTGTCTCTCAGGTAGACTTTTCCCGAAGGAGGAACTATGTTTGCAGTTTCCCAGGTTGCCGGAAGACCTACTTCAAAAGTTCCCACCTTAAGGCCCATCTTCGCACTCACACAG GGGAGAAGCCTTTCGGCTGCAGTTGGGATGGCTGTGATAAAAAGTTTGCTCGTTCGGATGAGCTGTCTCGCCACCGCAGAACTCACACAGGGGAGAAGAAGTTTGTGTGCCCGGTGTGTGACCGACGTTTCATGCGCAGTGACCACCTGACGAAGCATGCCCGGCGCCACATGACGACCAAGAAGATCCCAGGCTGGCAGACAGAGGTTGGCAAGCTGAACAGAATCGCCTCTGCAGAGAGCCCGGGGAGCCCACTGGTGACCATGCCAGCCTCTGCCTGA